The Pedobacter mucosus genome window below encodes:
- a CDS encoding LacI family DNA-binding transcriptional regulator, translating to METQTAQELVGVKEIARRAKVSIGTVDRVIHNRKGVSAKTKSKILAIIEELNYQPNIFARRLASKKILHIAVLIPAVSPETDYWSAPLNGIDDAEAEIKAYGIVIDKYLFDQDDKQTFLAQATLMLKNKVDGVLIAPLFIEESKNIADQCIHLNIPYVFINSDLPGYKSLCYIGPELYASGKLGAHLVNYLLVKNEKVLIVNIARELDSLHHLLRKEEGFRAYFTENQKENEILKLDIRNTDYENVKAEVGEVLANNEIKVIFVTNSRVSFIAKYIEEKKIKGIKLVGYDFLQENISYLDAKTIEFLISQKPKEQGYRGIMTLYNYLVHSQLLDSAYYMPIDIITKENYSFYKN from the coding sequence ATGGAAACTCAAACCGCACAAGAATTAGTTGGTGTAAAAGAAATAGCCCGAAGAGCCAAAGTTTCTATTGGAACTGTTGATCGGGTTATTCATAATCGGAAAGGCGTTTCTGCAAAAACTAAAAGTAAGATTCTGGCAATAATTGAAGAGCTAAACTACCAACCGAATATATTTGCGAGGCGTTTAGCTTCAAAAAAAATATTACACATTGCTGTTCTTATTCCTGCCGTATCACCTGAAACCGATTATTGGAGTGCTCCTTTAAATGGTATTGATGATGCGGAGGCCGAAATTAAAGCGTATGGAATTGTAATCGATAAATATCTATTTGATCAGGATGACAAGCAAACATTTTTAGCGCAAGCCACCCTTATGTTAAAAAATAAGGTGGATGGCGTACTGATTGCTCCATTGTTTATAGAAGAATCAAAGAATATTGCAGATCAATGTATTCACCTTAATATTCCATATGTATTTATTAACTCAGATCTTCCTGGGTATAAAAGCCTTTGTTACATTGGCCCGGAATTATATGCAAGTGGGAAACTGGGTGCCCATTTGGTTAATTATTTATTGGTTAAAAATGAAAAGGTCCTAATCGTAAATATTGCAAGGGAATTGGATAGTTTGCATCACTTACTTAGAAAAGAAGAAGGGTTTCGTGCTTACTTTACCGAAAATCAAAAAGAAAACGAAATACTTAAACTCGATATCAGAAATACTGATTACGAGAATGTAAAGGCAGAAGTAGGGGAGGTTTTAGCGAATAACGAAATTAAAGTAATCTTCGTTACAAATTCCAGGGTTTCCTTTATTGCCAAATATATCGAAGAGAAGAAGATTAAAGGGATAAAGTTAGTTGGATATGATTTTTTGCAAGAAAACATTAGTTATTTAGATGCTAAAACAATCGAGTTTTTAATTAGTCAGAAGCCAAAAGAGCAAGGTTACAGAGGGATTATGACTTTATATAATTATTTAGTTCACTCTCAATTGTTAGACAGTGCTTATTATATGCCAATTGACATAATCACCAAAGAAAATTATAGTTTTTATAAAAATTAA
- a CDS encoding RagB/SusD family nutrient uptake outer membrane protein codes for MKYKFICLLVAVAVLSSSCKKFLETTPLSNNTPDTFYGTEKQIMSALAGVYDRLSRSQTYGDQMLGRMGLDADEAYFNNTAVEGVAVYNVSASDVNIANNFTFWYDGINRANALLENLNKATMTEENRNAVKGEALFLRAYYHFMLVLYWGDIPLMTKTVKSANENYAVRTPAKDVYAQIIADMTEAESLVKTAREIGFGGRINKSAVRGILARVCLQMAGAPVNDVSKYKDARDWALKVMMPDPKDGFQHTLNPSYQNVFINYCQDRYDIGESIWEAEFQGNSTDGFQETGRVGSNNGIVYSGTDSNYGFSYGYLVATARLWYLFDNPTTLLSTDERRDWSIAPYTTAGTPVIETAFTVDQVYQRTSGKWRRELELVSPKTNNWGPINFPLLRFSDVLLMFAEADNKVSGGPTAAAIEAVNRVRRRAYGKDLTGESVRMVQVTNGGTTNYTSAPVVTFTGTGSGATAKAFISAGKVIRVKMLTEGTGYSVTPTITFTGGGGAGAIATALISKRATSVYELSASQTGSPEAFQQVIEDERSRELSFECLRKADLIRWGKFLINMKRIEADMTLGNAPIPAAPANLQVRALAFRNATTRDLLWPFSPTEMSLNLGLRPQNPGF; via the coding sequence ATGAAATACAAATTTATATGCTTGTTGGTTGCCGTAGCGGTGCTTTCGAGCTCATGTAAGAAATTTCTAGAAACTACACCACTTTCTAATAACACGCCTGATACGTTTTATGGAACGGAAAAGCAGATTATGTCGGCGCTTGCTGGGGTTTACGATCGGTTATCCCGTTCTCAAACTTATGGCGACCAAATGTTAGGCCGTATGGGCTTAGATGCAGATGAAGCCTATTTTAACAATACGGCGGTAGAAGGCGTTGCTGTTTATAATGTTTCGGCGAGTGATGTAAATATTGCCAATAATTTCACCTTCTGGTATGATGGGATCAATCGTGCAAACGCACTTTTAGAAAACCTTAATAAGGCTACCATGACTGAAGAGAATAGAAATGCGGTAAAAGGTGAAGCGCTTTTTTTAAGGGCTTATTATCATTTTATGCTGGTTTTATATTGGGGAGATATTCCATTAATGACAAAAACTGTTAAATCAGCCAATGAAAATTATGCAGTAAGAACACCTGCTAAAGATGTTTATGCACAAATAATTGCAGATATGACCGAAGCCGAATCTTTGGTTAAAACAGCCAGGGAAATAGGGTTTGGTGGTCGAATAAACAAATCTGCCGTAAGAGGAATTTTAGCAAGAGTTTGTTTGCAAATGGCCGGTGCTCCTGTAAACGATGTAAGTAAATATAAAGATGCGAGAGATTGGGCACTAAAAGTAATGATGCCAGATCCGAAGGACGGTTTTCAGCACACTTTAAATCCATCTTACCAAAATGTTTTTATTAATTATTGCCAGGATCGATATGACATTGGCGAATCCATCTGGGAAGCTGAATTTCAAGGAAACTCGACCGATGGTTTTCAGGAAACAGGTAGAGTAGGCAGTAACAATGGAATTGTTTATTCTGGAACGGATTCAAATTATGGCTTTAGTTACGGTTATTTGGTTGCTACTGCACGTTTATGGTATCTTTTTGATAATCCTACAACTTTGCTTTCTACGGATGAACGTAGAGATTGGTCGATAGCACCATACACAACTGCTGGTACACCAGTAATTGAAACTGCATTTACAGTGGATCAGGTTTATCAAAGAACAAGTGGTAAATGGCGAAGAGAATTGGAATTGGTAAGTCCTAAAACAAACAACTGGGGACCAATTAATTTCCCGCTGTTAAGATTTTCTGATGTATTATTAATGTTTGCCGAGGCGGATAATAAAGTTAGCGGAGGTCCAACAGCTGCGGCAATTGAAGCTGTAAATCGAGTTAGAAGGAGAGCATACGGTAAAGATTTAACAGGAGAATCGGTACGAATGGTTCAGGTTACAAATGGTGGAACAACTAATTACACATCTGCACCAGTGGTTACTTTTACCGGTACTGGCAGTGGTGCAACAGCGAAAGCTTTTATATCCGCAGGTAAAGTTATCAGGGTAAAAATGTTGACAGAAGGAACGGGTTATAGTGTAACTCCTACAATTACATTTACTGGCGGAGGAGGTGCTGGCGCAATTGCAACGGCATTAATCAGTAAACGGGCAACAAGTGTTTACGAACTCAGCGCATCACAAACCGGATCTCCAGAAGCTTTTCAGCAAGTAATTGAAGATGAGCGATCTAGAGAGTTGAGTTTTGAATGTTTAAGAAAAGCAGATTTGATCCGTTGGGGTAAATTCTTAATTAATATGAAAAGAATTGAGGCCGATATGACGCTAGGAAACGCACCAATCCCTGCTGCACCGGCAAATTTACAGGTAAGGGCACTTGCTTTTCGAAACGCCACGACAAGAGATTTGCTGTGGCCATTTTCGCCAACTGAAATGTCACTAAATTTAGGTTTGAGACCACAAAACCCTGGTTTTTAA
- a CDS encoding SusC/RagA family TonB-linked outer membrane protein has protein sequence MNKGIPLFKWLTPFIFLLCTVFISIPRAHGQVKTVTGKVYDGQTNEILVGVSVKVKGGNLVATTSIDGYSIKCNDADILVFSYVGYQSMEIAVSKRTLINATLKNDSKLLNDIVVVGYGSVKKSDLTGSVGVLDVAKTIEKAPVMSLDQALAGRIAGVQVSTSQGQPGKEGINIVIRGAGSLTQSTSPLYVVDGFPNEYFDAGSLNINDIESINVLKDASAIAIYGARGANGVIIVETKKGKVEAPVITYNGSQGYQQLWQRMEMMDSYEFVKYEIERGFGPNYLTNGRTLESYRDIEGVDWQDQLFRTGKVGIHNVAIRGGTAQTRYSVSASIFDNDAVIINTGSKRYQGRLSLDQTLSKKFKTGVSLNYSSNSYYGTDASITNRDQASVTSYLLYNTLGYRPVTGRVDFSEGDLLGSLIDSDINGNNDYRVNPIVSTNNEYNRTWNNTLFANAYLTYDIVKGLTFKTTGTVNVNDANREFFYNSFTAQGNPANPGNTKGQWGGKQSTDRYIWSNENILTYRKKINADHNFDALVGFSAQKTNMKTGGFTSINVGNELLGINGLASGTPFALVNSAAENTLLSYLGRVNYDYKSKYLLTLSARADGSSKFSANNKWGYFPSGALAWKVSSEPFMKNLKVISDAKLRVSYGLVGNNRVDDYPYQDQLTQAIDASYSWNNATPTLGTLVSRLGNESLTWETSKQLDLGLDLSLFKRRVEVIVDVYRKDTRDLLLNAAMPKFTGFSTAYKNIGAIRNQGLELTINTINIKKENFSWETNFNIAFNQNKVLALSGETNRLETIQWNQAYTNSPLYITEVGQPAGQFLGYIWEGNYQYADFDETSPGVYLLKSAVPTNGNTRATIKPGDIKYSDLNGDGTVDDKDKTIIGRGTPIHTGGLSNIFRYKGFDLNVFFQWSYGNDLINANRLMFEGTSLNLLNQFATYTNRWTPENQNNEQYRTNGYGPTGRYSTKVIEDGSYIRLKTLSLGYRIPSKFLSKYKVKNIGLTMAAQNLFTWTNYTGFDPEVSTRNSVLSPGFDYSAYPNARTVVFGINVTL, from the coding sequence ATGAATAAAGGTATACCGCTTTTTAAATGGCTAACGCCGTTTATCTTTTTATTATGTACGGTATTTATATCTATACCTAGGGCGCATGGGCAGGTTAAAACTGTAACTGGAAAGGTGTATGATGGACAAACCAACGAAATACTTGTGGGCGTAAGTGTAAAGGTGAAAGGTGGAAACCTTGTAGCTACTACAAGTATTGACGGTTACAGCATTAAATGCAATGATGCCGATATTTTGGTTTTTAGCTATGTTGGTTATCAATCAATGGAAATTGCTGTAAGCAAAAGAACATTAATAAACGCAACCCTTAAAAACGATAGCAAACTATTGAATGATATTGTGGTCGTGGGTTACGGATCCGTGAAAAAGAGCGATTTAACTGGGTCAGTTGGGGTGCTGGATGTAGCAAAAACAATCGAAAAAGCACCAGTAATGTCATTAGATCAAGCACTTGCTGGTCGTATAGCAGGGGTTCAAGTATCAACAAGTCAGGGGCAGCCGGGCAAAGAGGGAATAAATATTGTAATCAGAGGTGCAGGTTCATTAACGCAAAGTACGTCACCATTGTATGTGGTAGATGGTTTTCCAAATGAATATTTTGATGCTGGATCGCTTAACATAAATGATATAGAATCCATTAATGTATTGAAGGATGCGTCTGCAATTGCGATTTATGGCGCCCGTGGAGCAAACGGCGTAATCATTGTGGAAACAAAGAAAGGTAAAGTAGAGGCTCCAGTTATTACCTATAATGGTTCGCAAGGTTATCAGCAGTTGTGGCAGCGTATGGAAATGATGGATTCATACGAATTTGTAAAGTACGAGATAGAGCGAGGTTTTGGACCAAATTATTTAACGAACGGTCGCACATTGGAAAGCTATCGCGATATTGAAGGTGTAGATTGGCAGGATCAACTATTTAGAACGGGTAAAGTTGGCATTCACAACGTAGCGATTAGGGGTGGTACCGCACAAACCAGATATTCTGTTTCGGCATCCATTTTTGATAATGATGCAGTAATTATTAATACGGGAAGCAAACGATATCAAGGACGGCTTTCGCTGGATCAGACCTTAAGTAAAAAATTTAAAACTGGTGTGAGCCTTAACTATAGCTCAAACAGTTATTATGGAACTGATGCATCAATTACAAATCGGGATCAAGCCTCGGTGACCAGTTATTTGTTGTATAATACATTAGGTTACAGACCGGTTACTGGAAGAGTTGATTTTTCTGAAGGCGATTTATTAGGAAGTCTTATCGACAGTGACATCAATGGCAATAACGATTACCGTGTCAATCCAATTGTATCCACCAACAATGAATACAACAGAACCTGGAATAATACCTTGTTTGCCAATGCTTATTTAACTTATGATATTGTTAAAGGATTAACTTTTAAAACAACAGGTACAGTTAATGTAAATGATGCGAACAGGGAGTTTTTTTATAACTCTTTTACGGCACAAGGTAATCCAGCAAATCCTGGTAATACGAAAGGGCAGTGGGGCGGAAAGCAATCTACCGACAGGTATATCTGGTCGAACGAAAACATATTAACCTATAGAAAAAAGATTAACGCAGATCACAATTTCGATGCATTAGTGGGTTTTTCTGCTCAGAAAACAAACATGAAAACTGGCGGATTTACTTCTATTAATGTAGGAAATGAATTGTTAGGTATTAATGGTTTGGCTTCAGGAACGCCCTTTGCATTGGTTAATTCTGCTGCAGAAAATACTTTGCTATCATATTTGGGTCGTGTTAATTACGATTACAAATCCAAGTATCTATTAACCTTGTCAGCTCGGGCCGACGGTTCTTCTAAGTTTTCTGCAAATAACAAATGGGGATATTTCCCTTCTGGTGCCTTGGCCTGGAAAGTTAGCAGCGAACCTTTTATGAAAAATTTAAAAGTGATCAGCGATGCTAAATTACGGGTAAGTTATGGTTTGGTTGGAAACAATAGGGTAGATGATTATCCATATCAGGATCAATTAACTCAGGCGATAGATGCTTCATATTCCTGGAATAATGCGACACCAACACTAGGAACATTGGTTTCTAGATTAGGTAATGAATCTCTTACCTGGGAAACTTCAAAACAGCTGGATTTAGGTTTAGACCTTTCTTTATTTAAGCGAAGGGTAGAAGTGATTGTTGACGTTTACAGAAAAGATACCCGAGATTTATTGCTAAATGCAGCGATGCCGAAATTCACCGGATTTTCAACTGCTTACAAAAATATTGGTGCCATTCGTAATCAAGGTTTGGAGCTTACCATCAATACCATCAACATTAAAAAGGAAAATTTTTCTTGGGAAACAAACTTCAATATTGCGTTTAATCAAAACAAAGTATTGGCTTTAAGTGGCGAAACAAATCGATTGGAAACCATCCAATGGAATCAGGCTTACACCAATTCGCCGCTTTACATAACCGAAGTGGGTCAACCTGCGGGTCAGTTTTTAGGATATATATGGGAAGGCAATTATCAATATGCAGATTTTGATGAAACCTCACCCGGTGTTTATTTACTTAAATCGGCCGTGCCGACAAACGGAAATACTAGGGCAACTATTAAACCTGGAGATATTAAATACAGTGATTTAAATGGCGATGGAACAGTAGATGATAAAGATAAAACCATTATCGGGAGAGGTACGCCAATCCATACAGGAGGGCTTTCTAACATTTTCAGATACAAAGGTTTTGATTTAAATGTGTTTTTCCAATGGAGTTATGGCAATGATTTAATCAATGCAAACCGATTAATGTTCGAAGGAACTAGTCTTAACCTGTTAAACCAATTTGCTACTTATACCAATAGATGGACGCCAGAAAATCAAAATAACGAGCAATATAGAACCAATGGTTATGGCCCGACAGGAAGATATTCTACAAAAGTTATTGAAGATGGATCCTATATCAGATTGAAAACTTTAAGTCTGGGCTATAGAATTCCTTCAAAATTCTTATCAAAGTATAAGGTGAAAAATATAGGATTAACCATGGCAGCGCAGAATTTATTTACCTGGACGAATTACACTGGTTTTGATCCAGAAGTTTCAACACGTAACTCGGTGCTTTCCCCCGGTTTTGATTATTCGGCTTATCCAAACGCAAGAACAGTAGTTTTTGGTATCAACGTAACGCTTTAA